Sequence from the Pontibacter pudoricolor genome:
TAAAGTTGCTGCCTGGTTCATCTTTTCAACATCCAGCGGCTTGCTATGGTACCAGGCGTAGTAGCGTTTAAAAGGATTTTTGGTGAGCGTGATGTGGTAATGGTACGTGCGGGCGAAGGCATCAAAACGGGCATGCGCTTCGTCGGGCACCAGGTATAAATTGTATGCAGAGATATCGTTTGGTAAAATGCGGTTAAGGCGATAAACGATATGCTGCGGGTCTAGCTGCTGCACCGAATCGAAGTGCACGAACTGCTGGCTGGCGTGTACGCCGGTATCGGTGCGGCCACTGCCTGTCGTGTGTATGGTTTCGCGTACTATTTTACTCAGGCTATCATCCAGTATCTCCTGCACCGAAATAGCGTTTGGCTGTATTTGCCACCCATGGAAACGTGTGCCGTCGTAGGCTATCTCTAAGAAATACCGCATACAACAAAGTTAGGATTTCCTTTGAAAGCTGCACACAATACCAGTATTAAATCAGAATTGTGTAAATAAGAATGTTCTCGTCCCGAACGCGTTTGGGATGTGAGCTTATTTAGTAGCGTCTTCCACGTGAATGCCCGACCATGCCGCCAGTTTGAGCGCAGCGGTAACTGGTGGTTAAGTATGGTGCCAGTTTGTAACTGGCGTGTTCCGGAACTATAGTTTAGCCAGTTGCAAACTGGCTTCATGAACAGCCACAAGTTGCGCTTACGCTAAACTTGCGGCATAAAACAATTAGAGCGGCCAGAGGCCTTGAGATGCACACACTCGCGGGACGCGAGCGAGGGCTTGTAAATAGCAGATTTGGCATAAACTATAGCACATAAAAAGCCCGGCTACACAAAGTATAGCCGGGCTCCGGGGCACTGTTAGGTATGTTTGATTGCTGGATGGCTGAATTGCCAAATTGTTAAATCAGGTTAGGTGATTTATTAGTTGCCGCCTGTTCTTTTCAGAATTACATCACGTACCGTTCTTGGGTTGTTATCATCACGTCTGCGTTCTTCTACGCGGCGTTTTTCTTCTTCACGACGCCTTTCTTCCGCACGGCGCTGCTCAGCGGTTCGGCCCCATGGGTAATCACGTTCTACTCTTCTGTCATCATCTCTTCTGTCTCTGTCACGATCATGGTCCCTTCTTCTGCGGTCGTCGTCTCTTTCCCAACGATCATCGTCGTCGCGGTCGTGCTTTTTATATTTCTTATTATGCTTGGCATATGCTTTCTCGCGCTTCCACTCGGCATGCGCACGATGTTTTTCGTTTACAAACTCGGGTCTTTTGCTTCGTGCGTTGCTGTTACCCTGCGCTATGGCTGCCTGGCCAACTATCGTTAGCACTGCTACCAATACTAGTGTCAATACCTTTTTCATAAGCTTCAGTTAATATGTTGTTTTGCTATACACAAAGGCAGTGCCAGCTTTATCAACTATAGTTCCATCTGTCGACTATAAAAAGCAGAAACCCCGCTCCTGCTGCCAGAAACGGGGTTTTATAGTTAAAAAATTTTGTTGCTATAGTTTCTCGTAGATGATCGCAGCGCCCTGCCCTACACCCACACACATGGTTGCCAGGCCATAACGCACATTTTCACGGCGCTTCATTTCGTGCAGCAGCGTTGCCGAAATACGCGTGCCACTTGCCCCCAGCGGGTGACCAATGGCAATAGAACCACCGTTCACGTTAACTATAGCCGGATCGATGCCCAGTTGCTGTACACATGGCAAGGCCTGCGCAGCAAATGCTTCGTTTATTTCGGCCAATCCAATGTCGTTTATAGTTAGGCCTGCTCTTTTCAGTGCTTTTAAGGTTGCCGGAACCGGTCCCATACCCATGTGGCTTGGCTCTACGCCGGCTACTGCTACAGAAACCACACGTGCCATTGGTGTTAACCCTAACCGGTTTACGGTTTCTTCGCTAACTATAAGCGAGGCTGCTGCGCCATCGTTAATGCCCGACGAGTTGCCCGCCGTTACGCTACCGCCTTTTTTAAATGCCGGAGCCAGCTGGCCTAACTTTTCTATAGTTGATAATCTTGGATGCTCATCGGTATCAAAAATGATCGGGTCGCCTTTGCGCTGTGGCACCGGGTAAGGAATGATCTCATCGCTGAACTTACCTGCTTCGTGGGCTGCTTTATATTTTAACTGGGAGTTATGAGCAAATTCGTCCTGCGCTTCACGTGAAACACCTTCACGCTCGGCTACATTCTCGGCTGTCTCACCCATAGCAAACGGATGATGTAATTTAGATAGAGCAGGATTTGTAAAGCGCCAGCCTATAGTTGTGTCGTAAATCTCAGGCGTTCTGCTGAAGGCCGTTTCGGCTTTTGCCATTACAAAAGGTGCACGCGTCATGCTTTCTACGCCGCCGGCCAGGTACACATCGCCATCGCCGCTTTTAATAGCGCGGCTCGCATCCATAATAGCCTGCAAGCCCGATGCGCAAAGTCTGTTAACAGTAACACCACCAATCTGTAACGGCAAGCCCGCCAAAAGCAAAGCCATGCGCGCTACGTTGCGGTTATCTTCGCCTGCCTGGTTAGCAGCACCCAATACTACATCTTCAATTAATTCCGGGGAAACCTGCGGGTTACGGGCCATCAGCTCCCTTAAAATAAAGGCTGCCATGTCATCCGGACGCACCGAACTCAGGCTTCCGCCAAACTTGCCAACAGGTGTTCTAACTATATCTATGATGTAAGCTGAATTCATTATTTTAGTTTTACAGGTCTTTGTCTAATTTTGCAACTCTTTGCAAGTTAAATTAACCTACACATGATACAAAGAATTCAATCCGTATTTCTGTTTCTGCTGGTACTGGCCGTAATCTCGATGCTGTTCTTACCGCTTTGGTCTAAAACTGATGCTGCTACCGGCGAAACGATAGTGCTTACTGCCTGGGAGCTGAAATCGCAGGTACTTAATGCCGATGGCGAAGCTACTGCTGCCGGTACTGTTCCATCTAAAAGCGCTATTGCTATTGGTTTGCTGGCCATTGCTGCTGCTATAGTTGCGCTGGTCGAGATCTTCCAGTTTCGTAGCCGCCTGAACCAGATGAAACTGGGCTTACTGAATACGCTGGTACTGGCTGCACTTTTCGGAACGTCGTTTTATTATGCTACCTATGTTGGTGCTGAAATGATAAAAGGAACCGACAACGGCTCGTACGAGGCTGGTTTTTACATGCCAATGCTGGGTTTACTGTTCAATGCCCTGGCCAACCGCTTCATCAAGCGCGACGAAGACCTGGTAAGATCAGTTGACAGACTGAGATAAGTTAGAAAGTTTGGAAGTTAAAAAGTTAGAAAGTTAACGCTGAACTATAGTTACAAGGCCGCTTCCGGATAATGGGAGCGGCTTTTTTGTTAGATAATTGTATCAGCTATAGTAAGAACCCACCCCTAACCCCTCCGAGGAGGGGAATTATTGATAAATTATAGTTTAGTTATAGCTTTATGGTTCCTGCAAGAAGCCAACTATAAAACTATAGTTCGATTTAAAGCTTAAAAAAGAAACTCCCCTCCTCGGAGGGGTAGGGGTGGGTTGATTGCATCTATGTGTAAAGCAGAACACGCTAAACGTATTACGGACTATAGAAGTTTGGATTACACCAAACCATTAAAGTAACAAAATGAAAAAGCCGCTCACGGATATTCACGGAGCGGCTTTTTACTTCACAAACAAACTATTTAATTATTTAACACTTTAACTTTAACATTCAATTTTTGCTCCGTTGTGGAAGAAAGACGCAAAATATTGCGTCTCTACATAGACTTTTAACTTTCTAACCTTCTAACTTCCCAACTTTCTAACTTTCTAACTTTCTAACTAACGCCTGCGGCTGGTATACTCTTCCAGCTCTCTCACGCTGCTATCGAATTTGAAGATGTCGTACACGTAATAGAAGCGTTCATGGTCGCAGACATAATCGTAGGCGTATTTGGCGAACTCTACTCTTGTGCTCTCATAATCGAACTGCTGCAGAATGTATTTCAAGTCTTCGGCCAGGATGCTGTTGTTGCGCAGGGCTTCGCGGGCTATAGTTAGTTTGGTGCTCTCGAAGCTTCGGCTTTTCATGGCATCGGCTAAACGGTCTACATCCTGTCGACTCATCAGGTAATCGCAGCGGTCACGGCTATCATAACGGTCGTCGTAGCGGGGTGGCGCTGGTCTGTAGGGTTCTGCTGGCGGATATGGTACACGTGGAACTATTACCGGCGGTGGCAACAACGGCACTTCGCTCAACAATCTCAACTTTAATTTACCTTTGCGCTCCACAACATCCACACCATAGTTGGTCTCGAAACCGTGGCGCACATATACATTGGTGCCCAACTGGTAATCACGGTGGCGGGTGCGCACTTTTACTTCCACGTAATGCTTGCCCGGGCGCAAGTGATCAACACGCACAAAGTTAGATGCCTTATGGTTTACCAGTTTACCATCCAGTTTCAGGTAAAAAGGCTCGCCGGCAGGGGCTCTGAAAGTTAGCACGGAAGCTTGTACCAGTACCGGCATCGCCAGTAGCACAAGCAGGAGCGGAAGTAGAAGCTTTCTCATGTTATTATAGGTTAAATGCTATACTGTTTCTATTCCAATTTCTGTGCCAGTTATATAGGTTTTTGCTGTTATTGTTTGAGTTTATAGTTTTGAGTAGCCATAAATTTCTTATTATCTGAACTATAGGAAAACAAAAAGCCGCAGGCATTATACCTGCGGCTTTAAATTCAAAAATTTATTTGTTACGCTTCAAATTGAAGTTATAGTTTATGCCTAACGCCAATGATCCCTGATAAGGATATTGGTCTCGTGGTTGTAAGCCTTTGTTAAAATTGCGGCTTATCAGGTAGTAGTTCAGATAAGTATCAAAACGTTGGCTTATAGGATAGGCTATTCCGAAACCGGCTGTTATAAAAGTATTAATACCAGATGCCTCCGCACTATAAGTAATTGTTTTATCTCCATCTCTAGTCTCCGATTTCTCTGCGAAAGTTTTGCTATACATAGGTGTAAGCATGGCTGTTCCATAAAATTGAAGCTTCTTAAGCGGGTAAAAAAGTACATAATCAACTGTAATTGGTATTCCTACACCTTTGGTTCTAGAAATATCATCGTAGTAAATCAGTTTATCTTCGGATTCTACATATACAGACCCAAAATCTCTGCTATCAGTACCATACCATACCCCTGCTTGTATTCTTAGCTTATTACTTAGTTTGTATCCGAAATAGAGAGAAGTATAAGGCTGGATATTAGCGCCTTTCGGCTCTTCTTTATACTTTAAGTCAAACCCTACGGCTAGTCCATTTATGCCAATATAAAGAGGTTTATAAGACTCATCTTCATTTGATTGACTTTGCCCTATAGATTGAAAATGGATAAATAAAGTTACTAATAAGATTAATGTTTTTTTCATATCTTATAAGATTGGAAAACATAACAGCATCTTCAGTATTTTTACACAATATTGGAAATGCTGCTATGTGTAAAAATGAATTACTTTTTATAGCAGAAATAGATATAATCTCCTCCTGCACCCTCATTTAAATCTTGAGAAACTTTTACCCAGCCTAATGGTGGTTGTATAGAACTACTATTACCGTAGAGTATTCCTACTTCTTTAATAGGGGTTCCTTGACTACTATGTTTAGAAAGGTAGGCATAAATGTATTTACCTTTTGAACCATCATTTAAATCTATAATCTTATAATCAAACCATGCATCTGGCGTTACACATTGGCAAGTATGTTCATAAATATTAGCGAATCCTGTCGGAGGATACCAATATCGGGTCATTCCAGTTGAGTAACCCTGTGCTTTTATGTCAGTTACTGGATAATTTCTTTCTGCATAGTTCGGATGCGAAGACTTGATTGCTAGAGCATCACGAGTAAACTCCAAGTAAATATACTTACCACCAGCACCTCTATTTAAATCGGCATTAAGCCTAGTATAGCCTGGTTCTGCACTTGGCAGCGGGTCACTATCTTTTATGAACTGAAGATTGTATATGTCTCCAATTCCTTGAAGTCCTTCAGAGCTTACAAAAGTTGAAGTTGGAGGAGTAGGAACTCCACCACCACCTGGTTCGCATGGGTCGCAGGGCGCTACGCTATAACCTCCCAGATCACCGACAGCATCATACTTTGGGCGTGTAGGGCGTTCGCGGCCATCTTCGTAGCCGGTTATCTGCACGTCTTTGCTTACATACTGTCCTATTTTGTCAGTTTTGTACTTGTTGTCTTTATCCTCTTTGTCTTTACCGCTTTTAACTTTCTGCACCTGCGTAGCAGTCAGCGCGTCGGGTTGTACAGTGTCTTTAGCTTTATCGCAACTCCATAGAAAAGTGCTGGCAGAAACCAGGAAAACTAAAAACAACTTGAGCCATTTCAGACTAAAATGGGGGGGGGGGGGTAAAAGTTTTGTTTTTCATAAAATGTTGGATTAGGTTAGAAATATAGCACAAGCTAAATACAATTAGCCAACTATAAAAGGCTATTTTACTATCCCACGTAACATCACTTTATAAAGCCCCAAAGCCGCATTGCAGCATTTAAAGGGCGTTTTTCCAAAATATTGTTAAAAAATCACCCCTTTTAGCATCCATTTGTAACATCAGGCAAAAAAAAGCCGCAGGCATTATACCTGCGGCTTTTCCAATGCTTATAAAGCATCTGTTTATAGATTGTAGTTAAGGCCTAAGCCAACTGACCATGCTTTATCTGCATAGTAGCTTTTATGTCCGACGTTTTTATAAAATAGGTTTAATTTGCCATAGCTATCTAACCGTTGGCTTATTTTATAATTAAACTGTAGCCCACCAGTAACTATAGCATATACGCCGGAGTCCTCACCTTTATAAATAACTTCTCTTTGTCCTTCAAATTCTTCAGACTCCTGATGCCACACTGATCCTATGATAGGCACAAAGGATGCGATAGCTGATACACGGAATTTTCTGTTCTGCTGCCAACTGAAGGGTGTAACCTGTGCTGTTATAGGAACTGCTAACGCCTGAATTTTTCTTGCACGGTAATAATTAATTATGGTATCGTTTTCACCATAATAGATACCAGAAAGTTCATCAACATGTTTTCTACCATAAGCAAGCCCTATTTGTAGACTTAGTCCTTTGTTCAATTTATAACCTACGTTTATATGAACTACAGGTGTAACACCACCTCCTACTTGTTTAGAAGGCCTCCACATAGTATAAGCTATGTTGCTAAGTTCAACACCTACATATACACGTTTTAAGGGCTTTACAGTTGAGTCAGAATTAACAGGATTAACCTGAGCAACGGCGGGTAAAGTGGAGACTAAAAGGATAAGAGATAGAAATATTATTTTCATATGGTTATAGATTATAGTTTAACCCAAACTCTAACGACTTAATAAAACCTCTTGCTCCCGGGTAGCCTTGGTCCCAATCATAAAAGGTAGAGTTGGGGCCAGTAAGGTTAGTTTTATAAAAGAAGTAAGATACATTACCATAAAAGCGTTCGCTTACATTATAGTTGAAACCAACTCCTGCTATAGTAAACACATTGATACCGCTGTCTTTTATAGTATAGTTTCTGCTGCCTTCATCATCAGTTTCTGTTACATCTGTTGTAGTAACACCATAAGCTGGCACAATTGCTAGTACACCATACACTGGCAACTTTTTGTATAGGTTAAGAAAAGTTAAATACACGGAAACAGGACTGGCAAAAGCTATAGTTTTTGATTTGTAGTCATATTCCACATCCTGAAGTTGTTCAGTGACCTTATGTGTATCGCCGCCTACCCCCAGCCCAGCTTGTAACTTTATCCTGTCAGTGAATTGGTAACCAACATTTATAGAAACCGGCACAAAATATCCAGCTCTAACTGCACCAGGAGTCTTACCAGCTTTATAGTAAATATGAAAGGACATAGTGTGTAAATTAACACCTAAGGTAACTCTGTTTTGCTGCTTACCTATAAGAGTTGAGTCTTGTTGTGCTACAGCTGTGAAAGAAAATATAAAAAGGATTAAGCCCAATAGGATATTCTTCATCTTTTGATAATATAAATAGGGTACTATAGTTCTAAACCTATAGTACCCTTAGTTAAGTTTTACTTCTTATAGCAAAAATAAATGTAATCCCCGCCAGCATTTTCATTTAAATCACCGGGCACCTTAACCCAACCTGCGGGCGGCTGTATTGCGCTACTGTTACCGTATAAAATACCTACTTCTTTTATAGGTGTCCCATAATCAGGTTCTCTACTAACATGCCCAAAAATATACTTACCACCAGCTCCATCATTTAGATCTACCGCGATACTATTTCCATCAATAAATCGATATAGATGTCTATAATTGTCTCCTGGAGCAATCGCATTAAATGGATTAATATATCCGAACTGAGTGTAACTAACAACCTTTAAATTTGTCAGCGGTGTATCATAGGTTCCGGCAGAATGAGCTCCATCATTTTCATATGAAAATTGAGGATTACGAGTAAAAGTCAAATAGATATACTTACCTCCAGACCCTCTATTCAAATCTGCATTTAGCTTTATATGCCCCTCAGAAGGTACGATATATTGGTGATCGCCTTTAATAATTCTCAAAGCATAGATATCACCTGAAGGTGCATTCACTAAGTCCCATAACCCCTCTGAACTAACAAAGGCTGAAGTTGGAGGAGTAGGGACTCCACCACTTCCAGGCCCGCATGGGTCGCAGGGCACCTCGCTATAGGCTCCCAAATCACCAGCAGCATCATGCTTCGGGCGCAAAGGGCGTTCGCGGCCGTCTTCGTAGCCGGTTACCTGCACGTCTTTGCTTACGTACTGGCCCGTTCTGTCAGTTTTGTACTTGTTGTCTTTATCCTCTTTGTCTTTGCCGCTTTTTACTGTCTGCACCTGCGAAGTAGTCAGCGCGTCGGGTTGCACGGAGTCTTTAGCTTTATCGCAACTCCATAGAAAAGTGCTGGCAGAAACCAGAAAAACTAAAAACAACTTGAGCCATTTCAGACTAAAATGGGGGGGGGTAAAAGTTTTGTTTTTCATAAAATGTTGGATTAGGTTAGAAATATGATCCAACTTAAGCACTAAAATCCAACTAAAAAAGGCTATTCCACTACCACTTGTAACATCACTTTCTAAAGTTCCAAACCTGCATTGCAGCATTCAAAAGGCCATTTCTCCAAAATATTGTCAAAAAACCGCCCTTTTTAACAGCTATCTGTAACATCAGACCAACAAAAAAGCCGCAAGTTTTTTTTACCTGCGGCTTTCTCAAACTTATAGTTGCGGTTATAATTACCCCTCGTAGTAAAACTCGCCGTGAGCGCTTTTTATAGTTAGCTCATTGGTTTTGCTGGCTTCCACGCGGCCAATTATCTGGGCATCTACATTAAAGGACTTCGAGATCGCAATCAGCTCCTGGGCGTATTGCTCCGGCAGGTAAATTTCCAGGCGATGGCCCATGTTAAATACCTTGTACATTTCTTTCCAGTCGGTGTGGCTTTCCTCTTGAATAATGCGGAACAATGGTGGCGTTGGGAACAGGTTGTCTTTTATGATGTGTACCTTATCGGTAAAATGCAGCACTTTGGTCTGGGCGCCGCCGCTGCAATGCACCATGCCGTGTATGTGCTGGCGGTGCTCCTGCAAAATGGCTTTAACTATAGGCGCATAGGTTCTTGTCGGTGATAAAACCAGTTTACCTATTTCCATACCTGTTTCCTTGTCTATATCGGTCATGCGTTTGGTTCCGGAGTAAACCAGGTCTACAGGCAATTCTGGGTCGTAGCTTTCAGGGTACGAGGCCGCCAGGTAATTATGGAACACATCGTGTCGGGCCGAGGTAAGGCCGTTACTGCCCATACCACCGTTATACTCCGTTTCGTATGTGGCCTGCCCGTAAGATGCAAACCCAACTATAACATCACCGGGCTGTATGGTATGGTTACTGATCACTTCGTCGCGGCGCATGCGGGCCGTTACCGTGCTGTCAACTATAATGGTGCGTACCAGGTCGCCAACATCAGCGGTTTCGCCGCCGGTACTGTAAATACCGATTCCGTTATCGCGGAGCATCTGCAGCACTTCTTCGGTGCCATTTATAATAGCCGCAATCACGTCGCCGGACACCAGGTGCTTGTTACGCCCTATAGTAGACGAAAGTAGGATGTTATCGGTAGCGCCTACGCAAAGCAGGTCGTCGGTATTCATTACAACAGCATCCTGGGCAATGCCTTTCCAAACGCTCAGGTCGCCGGTCTCTTTCCAGTACAGGTAAGCCAGCGATGATTTGGTACCAGCCCCGTCGGCGTGCATAATGTTGCAGTAGTCGGGGTCGCCGGTCAGTATATCAGGAATGATCTTGCAGAAAGCTTTCGGGAATATGCCTTTGTCGATGTTCTTGATGGCGTTGTGCACATCTTCTTTGGAAGCCGACACGCCGCGGCGCAAATATCTGTTTTCCATAGTTCGGGATGATTTGCTTACAAATTTAATAAAGCAACCGGGATAAGCGTTGTAAACATTGAAATAAGTTGTGCAGAGGCAATAAGGAATGGTAAATTGTTTTCCGCCGGGACTATAGTTATTCTTGTTAGTTTTTGCAGACGCGGATTTGCAACCCGTGTCTTATTATGGGATTGAGTTTGTAACTCAACTGGCCAGACAGGGACAGGAATTGTCTGAATCAGGATTTACAGGATTAAAGGATTTTCAGGATAAAGCTACTGCTATAGTTGAAGGTAAAGTTTTATAGTTGGCGTGGTCCAACCACCCCAACCCCTCCTTGTCTAAGGAGGGGAGCTTCACGGTCTATGCTATAGTTTGATTCATTGTTCTATAGTTATCGCTTTAACCCACCCCTGCTCCTCCCGGGAGGGGAATTCCGGCTTTTGCTATAGTCTAGCTATAGTTCTATAGTTACCGTTTGTCATCCCCTACCCCCTTCAAAGGGGGACTTTTCTGCTACGGATTTTCAAGCTGTCATTTCGACCTGCGGGAGAAATCTGACTCTGCTATAGTTTCATTTATAATTCAATAGACACAGACCAAGATCGGACAGGTCGCGACCTGTCCCTCCGGAATTATCACAACGATAAATCTCGAAGCTTACTGGTTTAAACTATAGACAAAAGTAACTATGAGAAAGATCGCAGTCTTTGGGTTGAGCGCCTTTGCTTTGTTGCGGTGCCGCCAGGCAACCCGAGGTACGAGGGTAGCAAGAAAGCAGCAGCGCGATGCCCGAAGAAGGGGCCTCCCGGCCGTGAGGGCACCAAAGCTAACTATGACAACTATAGGTGAGTAGAGCTCCCAGGATTAGAAAATGCTATGGAATAAAAGGCTTGGTTCTAAGTGCAGATAATCCAACTATAGAACTCAGATTTCTCACGCTGTTCGAAATGACAAAAGCAGAACTATAGGAAACCTAATATACCTCACAAATGCACCGCCTCACTTCGACTTCTGTCTCAAAAATGCTTGTTATGACATGAGAGCCTATAGGAAACAAAAAGCGGCTGAAGTCTAAACTCCAGCCGCTTTTTTATGTAGCGCTACACTGATTACTCCTGTATACGTACCACTTTAAATTCTGTACGTCGGTTGCGCTGGTGTTCGGCATCGGTTTTCGCATTTTTAACAACCAGCCTGGTCTCGCCATAGCCTTTTGCTGTAATGCGGTTCCTGCTTATACCTTTCGAGATGATATACTCAACTGCCGACTCTGCACGGCGCTGCGACAGATCCAGGTTATAGATATCAGAACCGCGAACGTCGGTATGTGAGCTTAACTCTATCGAAATGTTCGGGTTATCCTGCAGTATCTCCACCAGTTTGTCCAGTTCCAAAGCTGCATCCGGACGAATATCTGCTTTATCAAAGTCATAGAAAATGTTTTCCAGCACGATCGGCTTTTCTTTCACGATCTCGTTCAGCACCAGCGTCGTTTTCAGCCGGATATCGTTCACATCTTCCAGCAGTTCATCCTGCGATGGAATTTTGCCAACTGTTGTAACGCGTGTACGTGCTGTAAAGAAACCTGCTTTTTCAGAGATCAGCGAGTAGGTAGAGGCTGTATCCAGGGCAAAAGTGAATTTACCTTCGGCATCAGAAGTAGTTTCTTTTATTTTCTGGCCTTTCTCATTTTGCAATACTACCAACTGGTTCGGAACTATAGTTTGTTCTTTAGCTCCTTCGCGGCGCAGGTAAACGGTACCATCCACATAAAAATTAACCTGCTTGCGCTGCGACTTAACTAAACTATAAAGATCATCCCCGCCTTTACCACCTTCACGGTTCGATGAGAAAAAGCCACGGATATTGTTCTGGAAATAAATGCTGAAATCATCTCCGGAAGAGTTTACCGGCGTGCCCATGTTTACAGGCTTTCCATTTTCAACCCTGAACAGGTCCAGGTTACCTAAGCCCGGCAAGCCATCAGAAGCGATGTACAAGGTGCCATCAGGAGCTACATGCACAAAGCTTTCGTTACCGGGTGTGTTAATGTCCGGACCAAGATTTTCCGGTGTTCCAAAGCGGCCGTTCTCATCTATAGTTACTTTATAAATATCGTTGCCACCCAAGCCGCCTTTTCTGTCTGATGAGAAGTACAGTGTTTTACCATCCGGCGAGAAAGCCGGAGAAGAATCCCAGGCGCGGGAATCGTTTATAGTTAGCAGTTTAGGTTCGGTCCAGGCATTAGAGCGAAAGTAGGTTACGAAAAGGTCTACGTTCTGGCGGCCTTTCTTAGAGCCTTCGTTGCCCCGCGCAAAAACCATCGTTTTACCCTCATTCGCGAAAGTTGCCATGGCATCGTGTATGCCTTCTACGTTTACGTTCTCAAACTTACGAACGGCTCCGCCCATTTCGGCCATCGAGTCGGTAAGAGTAGTAGCGTAAATATCAATAAAGCCTTCGCCGTTGCCCAAATAAGCTTTACCCGGCTCGCGGGTAGATGAAAAAATCAGCTCGTTGTTCAGGATGTAAGGTGCAAATTCAGATCCGTCGGTATTCAGCGCCTGCAGGT
This genomic interval carries:
- the truA gene encoding tRNA pseudouridine(38-40) synthase TruA; amino-acid sequence: MRYFLEIAYDGTRFHGWQIQPNAISVQEILDDSLSKIVRETIHTTGSGRTDTGVHASQQFVHFDSVQQLDPQHIVYRLNRILPNDISAYNLYLVPDEAHARFDAFARTYHYHITLTKNPFKRYYAWYHSKPLDVEKMNQAATLLLKYEDFTTFSKVKGDTKHYRCNMYEAYWQQQGDELIFTIRANRFLRGMVRLIVGALADVGRGKLMVADFENIIASQDRNLASGAAPSEGLYLAKVEYPEHLFQNITQTKL
- a CDS encoding acetyl-CoA C-acyltransferase encodes the protein MNSAYIIDIVRTPVGKFGGSLSSVRPDDMAAFILRELMARNPQVSPELIEDVVLGAANQAGEDNRNVARMALLLAGLPLQIGGVTVNRLCASGLQAIMDASRAIKSGDGDVYLAGGVESMTRAPFVMAKAETAFSRTPEIYDTTIGWRFTNPALSKLHHPFAMGETAENVAEREGVSREAQDEFAHNSQLKYKAAHEAGKFSDEIIPYPVPQRKGDPIIFDTDEHPRLSTIEKLGQLAPAFKKGGSVTAGNSSGINDGAAASLIVSEETVNRLGLTPMARVVSVAVAGVEPSHMGMGPVPATLKALKRAGLTINDIGLAEINEAFAAQALPCVQQLGIDPAIVNVNGGSIAIGHPLGASGTRISATLLHEMKRRENVRYGLATMCVGVGQGAAIIYEKL
- a CDS encoding DUF4293 domain-containing protein, with protein sequence MIQRIQSVFLFLLVLAVISMLFLPLWSKTDAATGETIVLTAWELKSQVLNADGEATAAGTVPSKSAIAIGLLAIAAAIVALVEIFQFRSRLNQMKLGLLNTLVLAALFGTSFYYATYVGAEMIKGTDNGSYEAGFYMPMLGLLFNALANRFIKRDEDLVRSVDRLR
- a CDS encoding DUF4476 domain-containing protein, encoding MRKLLLPLLLVLLAMPVLVQASVLTFRAPAGEPFYLKLDGKLVNHKASNFVRVDHLRPGKHYVEVKVRTRHRDYQLGTNVYVRHGFETNYGVDVVERKGKLKLRLLSEVPLLPPPVIVPRVPYPPAEPYRPAPPRYDDRYDSRDRCDYLMSRQDVDRLADAMKSRSFESTKLTIAREALRNNSILAEDLKYILQQFDYESTRVEFAKYAYDYVCDHERFYYVYDIFKFDSSVRELEEYTSRRR
- a CDS encoding porin family protein produces the protein MKIIFLSLILLVSTLPAVAQVNPVNSDSTVKPLKRVYVGVELSNIAYTMWRPSKQVGGGVTPVVHINVGYKLNKGLSLQIGLAYGRKHVDELSGIYYGENDTIINYYRARKIQALAVPITAQVTPFSWQQNRKFRVSAIASFVPIIGSVWHQESEEFEGQREVIYKGEDSGVYAIVTGGLQFNYKISQRLDSYGKLNLFYKNVGHKSYYADKAWSVGLGLNYNL
- a CDS encoding outer membrane beta-barrel protein, giving the protein MKNILLGLILFIFSFTAVAQQDSTLIGKQQNRVTLGVNLHTMSFHIYYKAGKTPGAVRAGYFVPVSINVGYQFTDRIKLQAGLGVGGDTHKVTEQLQDVEYDYKSKTIAFASPVSVYLTFLNLYKKLPVYGVLAIVPAYGVTTTDVTETDDEGSRNYTIKDSGINVFTIAGVGFNYNVSERFYGNVSYFFYKTNLTGPNSTFYDWDQGYPGARGFIKSLEFGLNYNL
- a CDS encoding AIR synthase related protein → MENRYLRRGVSASKEDVHNAIKNIDKGIFPKAFCKIIPDILTGDPDYCNIMHADGAGTKSSLAYLYWKETGDLSVWKGIAQDAVVMNTDDLLCVGATDNILLSSTIGRNKHLVSGDVIAAIINGTEEVLQMLRDNGIGIYSTGGETADVGDLVRTIIVDSTVTARMRRDEVISNHTIQPGDVIVGFASYGQATYETEYNGGMGSNGLTSARHDVFHNYLAASYPESYDPELPVDLVYSGTKRMTDIDKETGMEIGKLVLSPTRTYAPIVKAILQEHRQHIHGMVHCSGGAQTKVLHFTDKVHIIKDNLFPTPPLFRIIQEESHTDWKEMYKVFNMGHRLEIYLPEQYAQELIAISKSFNVDAQIIGRVEASKTNELTIKSAHGEFYYEG
- a CDS encoding OmpA family protein, which encodes MYQMPNATQLTRSLKHICLLALLALFVSACGASQYLGKGDKRFEMEQYDKAIEYYKQALNNSKNPGEVNYKIAESYRLSNRLAEAEPFYKAALDGGYRKEQAYYYYGMSLKANGKYEEALNQLQDYTNIGTNSRLKGLAAREVENFGQLSEIMRGKYPYEVKNLQALNTDGSEFAPYILNNELIFSSTREPGKAYLGNGEGFIDIYATTLTDSMAEMGGAVRKFENVNVEGIHDAMATFANEGKTMVFARGNEGSKKGRQNVDLFVTYFRSNAWTEPKLLTINDSRAWDSSPAFSPDGKTLYFSSDRKGGLGGNDIYKVTIDENGRFGTPENLGPDINTPGNESFVHVAPDGTLYIASDGLPGLGNLDLFRVENGKPVNMGTPVNSSGDDFSIYFQNNIRGFFSSNREGGKGGDDLYSLVKSQRKQVNFYVDGTVYLRREGAKEQTIVPNQLVVLQNEKGQKIKETTSDAEGKFTFALDTASTYSLISEKAGFFTARTRVTTVGKIPSQDELLEDVNDIRLKTTLVLNEIVKEKPIVLENIFYDFDKADIRPDAALELDKLVEILQDNPNISIELSSHTDVRGSDIYNLDLSQRRAESAVEYIISKGISRNRITAKGYGETRLVVKNAKTDAEHQRNRRTEFKVVRIQE